A region from the Cupriavidus sp. D39 genome encodes:
- a CDS encoding IS4 family transposase: MARLGLQRALDPAWIDQLFEQERETQYTRELLFSTTVEIMSLVAVGLRPSVHAAAKASPALPVSITALYDKISRTEPGLVRALVQGSARRLGPVVQPMLRKQPPSVDGYRLRIVDGSHLPASEKRLKPLRGFRGAALPGQSLVVYDPDTAMIVDLVPCEDAHAQERAIMETLLASAQPAELWIADRNFSTRAILAGWQRRGSAFIVREHGRNPSPSELEPLREMGRVETGIVYEQAVSIPDESNAPLVLRRIELHLDGATEDGDTVIRLLTNVPAAHLTAEAVARLYRRRWSIENMFQRLESVLNSEIRSLSQPRAALLAFGVAALAYNVLSVIATAVRIRHELDTSDIELSPYYLASEIRATYAGMMIAVPPEVWQAYDLLTPAQLGRELIKMATHVDPRAMRKHTRGPKAPKKKGYVAGCVARRHVSTARVIKAGRVV; the protein is encoded by the coding sequence ATGGCGCGCCTGGGGTTGCAACGCGCCCTTGATCCGGCCTGGATCGACCAGTTGTTCGAGCAAGAGCGTGAAACGCAGTACACGCGGGAGCTATTGTTCTCGACGACGGTGGAAATCATGTCACTGGTCGCCGTGGGGCTGCGCCCGTCGGTGCATGCGGCGGCCAAGGCCAGTCCGGCGTTGCCGGTTTCCATCACCGCGCTGTACGACAAGATCAGCCGGACCGAGCCCGGACTGGTTCGTGCCCTGGTGCAAGGCAGCGCGCGGCGGCTGGGGCCGGTCGTGCAACCGATGTTGCGCAAGCAGCCGCCCTCGGTGGACGGCTATCGCCTGCGCATCGTGGATGGCAGCCATTTGCCGGCGAGCGAAAAGCGCCTGAAACCATTACGTGGGTTTCGGGGCGCGGCCTTGCCGGGGCAGTCATTGGTCGTCTATGACCCGGACACAGCGATGATCGTTGATCTGGTGCCCTGTGAAGATGCGCATGCCCAGGAGCGGGCCATCATGGAAACCCTGCTCGCATCGGCTCAGCCGGCCGAGCTGTGGATCGCCGATCGCAACTTCAGCACCCGGGCGATTCTTGCCGGCTGGCAGCGTCGCGGCAGCGCCTTCATCGTGCGGGAGCACGGCCGCAATCCGAGCCCCAGCGAGCTGGAGCCGTTACGCGAAATGGGCCGGGTCGAAACCGGCATCGTGTACGAGCAAGCGGTCAGCATCCCAGATGAATCGAACGCGCCGCTGGTGCTGCGGCGCATCGAGCTACATCTGGATGGCGCCACCGAGGACGGTGACACCGTCATCCGCCTGCTGACCAATGTCCCGGCCGCCCATCTGACGGCCGAGGCCGTCGCCCGGCTATACCGGCGACGCTGGAGCATAGAGAATATGTTTCAGCGGCTGGAATCGGTGCTCAACAGTGAGATTCGTTCGTTGAGCCAACCGCGCGCGGCGCTGCTGGCCTTCGGCGTGGCGGCGCTCGCGTATAACGTACTGAGCGTGATTGCGACTGCGGTGAGAATCCGGCATGAGCTGGATACCAGCGACATCGAGCTCTCACCGTATTACCTCGCCAGCGAAATCCGGGCAACTTATGCCGGCATGATGATCGCGGTGCCGCCCGAGGTGTGGCAGGCCTATGACCTCCTCACCCCAGCTCAGCTCGGTCGCGAGTTGATCAAGATGGCGACGCACGTTGATCCCCGCGCGATGCGCAAACATACGCGGGGACCGAAAGCGCCGAAGAAGAAAGGCTATGTGGCCGGATGCGTAGCACGGCGGCATGTTTCTACCGCCCGTGTCATCAAGGCTGGACGTGTCGTCTAA
- a CDS encoding cupin domain-containing protein, translated as MKSTRIIAAALLVVGSGLVLHIAQAQQPGIQRTDLLQRDLGVPEREVVQVRVDFDREAVAPMHSHPGEEIAYVLEGSLEYQLEGKPPVTLKAGDDLFIPAGTAHSAKNVGGGKAAELATYIVKKGAPLVAPVR; from the coding sequence ATGAAATCGACTCGCATCATCGCAGCGGCATTGCTGGTCGTCGGAAGTGGATTGGTGCTGCACATCGCACAGGCGCAACAACCGGGAATCCAGCGCACCGATCTTCTGCAGCGCGATCTAGGTGTACCCGAGCGCGAAGTCGTCCAGGTGCGTGTCGACTTCGACCGGGAAGCGGTCGCACCCATGCATTCGCATCCAGGCGAAGAGATTGCCTATGTCCTCGAAGGCAGCCTGGAGTATCAGCTTGAGGGCAAACCGCCGGTCACGCTCAAGGCCGGCGACGACCTGTTCATCCCAGCCGGAACTGCCCACTCGGCGAAAAATGTCGGCGGTGGCAAGGCGGCGGAGCTCGCGACGTACATCGTCAAGAAAGGGGCACCGCTCGTCGCGCCGGTCAGGTGA
- a CDS encoding SDR family NAD(P)-dependent oxidoreductase — protein sequence MQQKPAVLITGASTGIGAVYADRFARRGHPIVMVARDTERMQTLAARLRAETGVEIEILKADLNDPADVAKIETRLRDDPNLGVLVNNAGTALPGTFIEQSSDDVTRLIGLNVTALTRLASAVAPRFGRAGQGAIVNVASVVGLAPELGMTVYGATKAFVLFLSQGLHLELGPKGVYVQAVLPSGTRTEIWQHAGRDVNKIEGMMEVDELVDAALVGFDNRETVTIPTLPELEQWQQYDAARLVMLPNFRQEHAATRYRRKM from the coding sequence ATGCAGCAAAAGCCGGCAGTCCTGATCACGGGCGCGTCTACTGGAATCGGCGCGGTATACGCAGATCGTTTTGCGCGTCGCGGTCACCCGATCGTGATGGTCGCGCGCGATACAGAGCGGATGCAGACACTCGCAGCACGGCTACGCGCTGAGACAGGCGTCGAGATCGAGATTCTCAAGGCCGACCTAAATGACCCCGCGGACGTCGCGAAGATCGAAACGCGCCTGCGCGATGACCCGAACCTCGGCGTCTTGGTGAACAATGCTGGCACCGCATTGCCTGGCACTTTCATCGAACAGAGCAGTGACGACGTGACGCGGCTGATCGGACTGAACGTCACGGCGCTCACCCGGCTCGCGAGCGCGGTGGCGCCGCGCTTTGGGCGCGCCGGACAGGGTGCAATTGTCAATGTTGCTTCGGTGGTCGGGCTCGCGCCGGAGCTAGGCATGACCGTGTACGGCGCTACGAAGGCGTTCGTGCTTTTTCTTTCTCAAGGCTTGCATCTCGAACTTGGCCCGAAAGGCGTCTATGTGCAGGCCGTTCTGCCGTCTGGGACGCGCACCGAAATCTGGCAACACGCCGGGCGGGACGTGAACAAGATCGAAGGCATGATGGAGGTCGATGAACTGGTGGATGCGGCACTGGTTGGGTTCGACAACCGCGAGACGGTGACGATTCCAACGCTGCCCGAGCTTGAGCAATGGCAGCAATATGACGCGGCTCGGCTTGTGATGTTGCCGAACTTCAGGCAAGAGCACGCTGCCACTCGTTATCGCCGCAAGATGTGA
- a CDS encoding enoyl-CoA hydratase/isomerase family protein, whose product MIFETLKVAREEAVLFVEIAAPPMNLLGPELVRDLVTLIQRAEADDAFQVLVFKSADPDYFISHVDVTRVKEYRQEAEKLPGEASLALLFRHLSASRLVTIAQIEGRARGAGSEFVLACDMRFAARESAIFSQMEPAFGLIPGGGAAQYLARLMGRGRALEVMLSAEDYDAELAERYGWINRAMPADAISDFVRSLARRIARFPAAGHVVVKERVNAIALAPAEDFRRDFDLFGESMRSPEAQGRIRAAMERGFQTRDAEMTLARMLGDLAR is encoded by the coding sequence ATGATCTTCGAGACCCTCAAGGTGGCCCGCGAAGAGGCGGTTCTGTTCGTGGAGATTGCCGCTCCGCCCATGAATCTTCTGGGGCCCGAACTGGTCCGCGACCTGGTCACCCTAATTCAGAGAGCCGAGGCCGATGACGCCTTCCAGGTGCTCGTGTTCAAGAGCGCCGATCCTGACTATTTCATTTCCCACGTCGATGTGACGCGGGTCAAGGAGTACCGGCAGGAGGCGGAAAAATTGCCAGGAGAAGCGTCACTCGCGCTCCTATTTCGCCATCTGAGCGCAAGCCGCCTCGTCACCATCGCGCAGATCGAAGGTCGGGCACGCGGCGCCGGCAGCGAGTTCGTGCTGGCGTGCGATATGCGCTTTGCCGCGCGGGAGTCGGCGATTTTCAGTCAGATGGAGCCGGCTTTCGGTTTGATCCCGGGCGGCGGCGCCGCCCAATACCTCGCGCGCCTCATGGGTCGCGGCCGGGCTCTCGAGGTCATGTTGAGCGCGGAGGACTACGACGCGGAGTTGGCTGAACGGTATGGCTGGATCAATCGAGCAATGCCGGCTGACGCGATCAGCGATTTCGTCAGATCGCTGGCTCGTCGGATCGCGAGGTTTCCGGCCGCCGGCCATGTTGTCGTCAAGGAACGGGTCAATGCAATCGCGCTCGCGCCCGCCGAGGACTTCCGCCGCGATTTCGATCTCTTCGGCGAGAGCATGCGAAGCCCGGAGGCGCAGGGGCGGATCCGAGCCGCAATGGAGCGCGGGTTCCAGACACGAGACGCGGAAATGACGCTGGCCCGGATGTTGGGCGACCTGGCCCGCTGA
- a CDS encoding tyrosine-type recombinase/integrase, with translation MNQIDRLWLTNPTLAYADWQAREAAGADRRPFSARSIVQHEAMFERFRRHLFAVDETLATFGSDHIAAFWQVPEASSYSAATRMRYLKLLDRLCRHLVAIGVRQGNPAEKLVRDGQWPKDDPAPIFLPEDADARLQAYVQPHAGDDLAMLRSRAIVAFFLGTGVTVAESRVAQVVDLQPAAAPPYLHVPAHGARVTRTVHLDSFAVPILSAWLERRASLPYSGDLVFSLKPSGIPIAEMSLGRIVRAALGIIDFEADDMSPRILRNTFCRRQLLAGRSSEDVSKLMGLVSSRTCDRIAATIE, from the coding sequence ATGAACCAAATCGACCGCCTCTGGCTAACTAATCCGACCCTCGCCTATGCCGACTGGCAAGCCCGCGAGGCCGCCGGCGCGGACCGGCGCCCGTTCTCCGCGCGCTCCATCGTCCAGCACGAGGCGATGTTCGAACGCTTCCGACGGCACCTGTTCGCGGTCGACGAGACCCTGGCCACCTTCGGCTCCGACCACATCGCCGCCTTCTGGCAGGTGCCGGAGGCTAGCAGCTACAGTGCTGCCACCCGCATGCGATACCTGAAACTGCTCGACCGGCTGTGCCGCCACCTGGTAGCCATCGGCGTGCGACAAGGCAATCCTGCCGAGAAATTGGTACGCGACGGTCAGTGGCCAAAGGACGATCCTGCTCCGATCTTCCTCCCAGAAGACGCCGATGCGCGGCTGCAGGCCTATGTTCAGCCGCATGCTGGCGACGATCTCGCGATGCTGCGCAGCAGAGCAATCGTCGCGTTTTTCCTGGGAACCGGTGTCACGGTCGCGGAGAGCCGAGTTGCCCAGGTGGTCGACCTGCAGCCCGCGGCCGCGCCGCCCTATCTTCATGTTCCTGCGCATGGCGCGCGTGTCACCCGCACCGTGCATCTGGACTCGTTCGCCGTGCCCATCCTTTCGGCATGGCTCGAACGCCGTGCCTCCCTGCCCTACTCCGGGGATCTGGTGTTCTCGCTCAAGCCTAGCGGCATTCCGATCGCGGAGATGAGCTTGGGAAGGATCGTGCGCGCAGCGCTCGGGATAATTGATTTCGAGGCGGACGATATGAGCCCCCGGATCCTGCGAAACACGTTCTGCCGACGCCAGCTGCTAGCTGGCCGCTCGAGCGAGGATGTCAGCAAGCTGATGGGCTTGGTCAGCTCAAGAACCTGCGACCGAATCGCCGCCACGATCGAATAG
- a CDS encoding HU family DNA-binding protein: MATKTKPVAKNATPVAKKVAPAKKAAPAKKTAATAAPVAKPLADKFNKSSLLAHLVAKTELDAKTVKTVLAHLENTVLSAVHKKGAGEFTLPGLFKVVATQVPATKKRFGKNPFTGEDQWFAAKPATVKVKVRPLKKLKDAAL, from the coding sequence ATGGCAACCAAAACTAAACCTGTCGCGAAGAACGCCACGCCTGTGGCCAAAAAGGTAGCACCGGCCAAGAAGGCGGCACCGGCCAAGAAGACTGCAGCAACAGCTGCACCCGTCGCCAAGCCACTGGCGGATAAATTCAACAAGTCCAGCCTGCTCGCCCACCTGGTCGCAAAGACCGAGCTGGATGCCAAGACCGTGAAGACCGTATTGGCTCATCTGGAAAACACGGTCCTGAGCGCCGTGCACAAGAAGGGCGCAGGCGAGTTCACCCTCCCCGGCCTGTTCAAGGTGGTGGCCACCCAGGTACCGGCGACCAAGAAGCGTTTCGGCAAGAACCCGTTCACCGGCGAAGACCAGTGGTTCGCAGCCAAGCCGGCAACCGTCAAGGTGAAGGTTCGCCCGCTGAAGAAGCTCAAGGACGCCGCCCTCTAA
- a CDS encoding glutathione S-transferase family protein — MTQIVLHFAPHTCARVPMIALEEIGHPYGTELVSFVRGDHLTARYRSLNPKGKVPLLVIDGVPLSENIAILTWLAQRFPEARLLPQVADSYASAQIVSDLAYCSATLHPLVTRLRVPQYFCDIPEAMPRVFAMAEDTMRSNFALIDDRLSENQWWYGDKWSIVDAYLNWVWFRVAGTDFDTSPYLHFDRHDNELAKRPSVQRTLERHQQAADWLASQGLEVKFTGPGAFQIKHPG, encoded by the coding sequence ATGACGCAGATTGTTCTGCATTTCGCACCACATACTTGCGCCAGAGTGCCCATGATCGCGCTTGAGGAGATCGGCCACCCTTACGGGACAGAGCTCGTTTCGTTTGTACGGGGAGACCATCTCACAGCACGTTATCGCTCGCTGAACCCGAAGGGCAAGGTACCTTTGCTGGTTATTGACGGAGTTCCGCTAAGCGAGAACATCGCGATATTGACGTGGCTTGCGCAACGTTTCCCAGAAGCACGACTGCTTCCCCAGGTAGCCGATTCGTATGCATCTGCCCAGATTGTGTCAGATTTGGCCTACTGCTCAGCCACGCTACATCCCTTAGTAACGAGGCTGAGGGTTCCACAGTACTTCTGTGACATACCGGAAGCGATGCCCCGCGTATTTGCCATGGCAGAGGACACGATGCGATCCAATTTCGCTTTGATAGATGATCGTCTTTCCGAGAACCAATGGTGGTACGGGGACAAATGGTCGATCGTTGACGCATACCTGAACTGGGTCTGGTTCCGCGTCGCTGGGACGGACTTTGATACGTCTCCTTACCTCCATTTCGACCGGCACGACAATGAGTTGGCGAAGCGTCCATCGGTTCAACGAACGCTCGAAAGGCACCAGCAGGCCGCTGATTGGTTGGCGAGCCAAGGCCTGGAGGTGAAGTTCACTGGTCCAGGTGCCTTCCAGATTAAGCATCCGGGATAG
- a CDS encoding LysR family transcriptional regulator, with amino-acid sequence MNQLVVLDAILAERSVRRAADRVFLSQPAMSNALARLRDYFDDELVQQIGKHLVLTPLGESLVKPVRDVLLQVQAITTTRPNFDPSTSTRRITIEASDYVMNVFLADVLQLAWKEAPNMQFDLRLISTQSHENLDSGEVEMLLAPEFFASKNHPSEILFSDTFSCVVWNGNPEIASRLTRDKYMAMGHVAVQWGSGQLVSAEEEFMAKHGFLRRRELVAPSFTVLPRLIVGTNRIATIQTRLANAMSEIYPMRVLPCPVPTPQIVEMVQWHRYQERDPAITWFRGLLMRVAQSFGTTSIAASQRSGKRKAAPPKDH; translated from the coding sequence TTGAACCAATTGGTTGTACTTGATGCGATCCTCGCTGAACGCAGCGTCAGGCGTGCCGCAGATCGCGTTTTCTTGAGCCAACCGGCTATGAGTAATGCGCTAGCTAGACTGCGTGACTACTTTGATGACGAGCTAGTTCAGCAAATAGGGAAGCACCTGGTCCTCACCCCGCTGGGTGAAAGCCTCGTCAAGCCGGTTCGCGACGTGCTGCTACAAGTGCAGGCAATTACGACCACCCGCCCCAATTTCGATCCCTCTACGTCGACGAGACGGATCACGATTGAGGCATCTGACTACGTGATGAATGTCTTTCTGGCGGACGTGCTGCAACTCGCTTGGAAAGAAGCACCGAACATGCAGTTTGACCTTCGCTTGATCAGTACCCAGTCTCACGAGAACCTCGACAGCGGTGAAGTGGAGATGCTGTTAGCACCGGAGTTCTTTGCGTCGAAGAATCATCCATCAGAAATCCTATTTTCTGACACGTTCTCCTGCGTGGTTTGGAACGGTAACCCGGAGATCGCTTCTCGACTAACTAGGGACAAATACATGGCAATGGGCCATGTAGCGGTCCAATGGGGTTCAGGACAATTGGTATCAGCAGAGGAAGAGTTCATGGCGAAGCATGGATTTCTGCGACGGCGCGAGCTTGTTGCGCCAAGCTTCACGGTGCTTCCACGGTTAATTGTAGGGACGAACCGCATAGCCACCATTCAGACCAGACTTGCAAATGCCATGTCTGAGATCTATCCCATGCGGGTACTGCCATGTCCGGTCCCTACACCGCAGATCGTCGAAATGGTGCAGTGGCATAGGTATCAGGAGCGGGATCCAGCCATCACCTGGTTTAGGGGACTACTCATGCGCGTCGCCCAGTCCTTTGGCACCACATCCATAGCAGCCAGCCAACGTAGCGGGAAGAGAAAGGCCGCGCCCCCGAAGGACCATTAG